The genomic region GTTTTACCAAACAGGAACCGAACATGAAACGTGCCTAGAGGAGAGCGATCTCCCACGGGGAGTGCTTCGCAATCGCCCGTCAGGGGTGTAATGCGATCTCCCGTAGAGAGTGCTTCGCAATCGCCCATTCCCACTTCCATTCCCACAAGCTTTGATAGAATAAAAATAAATCGAGCAAAGGTAACTTTTATGGCAACCCTACTCAGTGAAAGTAAATCACAGACGGGACTGGTTATCTCATGGGAAGCGTTACCCGATGATTTTCAACTAGAGGATGAACCAGTGGACAATATAGGACAACCACTTTTAGCAGGTGCTTTATGTGAAAGTTTAGAAATCAGTGGTTTTATTCAACCACAGATGTTAATTGCTGCTAATTTTGCTTTATGTGCCACATTAAATGCTCAATTTATCGCTAAAGCACCAGATTGGCTATATATACCTTCAGTTAAAGAAATATTGCCAGGACGCAAAAGCTATACACCCCATTTAGAAGGGGATATACCGGCTTTGGTTATGGAATTTTTGTCAGATAAAGAAGGCGGAGAATACTCATTTAAACGTACCTATCCGCCAGGAAAATGGTTTTTTTATGAACAGATTTTGCAAGTTCCTATTTATATCATTTTTGATCCAGATGGAGGATTATTAGAA from Cylindrospermopsis curvispora GIHE-G1 harbors:
- a CDS encoding Uma2 family endonuclease, with the protein product MATLLSESKSQTGLVISWEALPDDFQLEDEPVDNIGQPLLAGALCESLEISGFIQPQMLIAANFALCATLNAQFIAKAPDWLYIPSVKEILPGRKSYTPHLEGDIPALVMEFLSDKEGGEYSFKRTYPPGKWFFYEQILQVPIYIIFDPDGGLLEYYQLEDERYELKQPDENGLHWIKSMGLFLGTWQGTKEGRTGYWLRWWDKTGNLLPWALELIEQERQRAEQERQRAEQERQEKERLIAYLRSQGVDPNSLPNHAK